One genomic segment of Streptomyces sp. RKND-216 includes these proteins:
- a CDS encoding ABC transporter substrate-binding protein yields MSFLRSRRMRGAAVALAAGSLILTGCSGGGGQDKSPGKDTDFGDIEAQSQPVTYADAAASQGPADEVEGSSKGGTVRVYQQTDFTHLDPGQIYVSDAGNLAVLIHRGLTATKENDDGSKTIVGDLATSAGEVSDGGKTWTYTLKDGVKDQDGDTITSADVRHTFERLYAEVIFDGPTFIQKWLSGDDYRKALPDGPYKGDHLPDSVIETPDDKTIVFKFDAPQNDLPQALAMAGYAIVPEDDDTQKKYDQNPKALGPYKIGDYKPGKSMTLVRNEHWDAETDPIRRAYPDKWKFTFNHDDADQTRRILADKGEAQRALQFSGAVSAAQLRDVVTNAKDRSVAGYQPYVWQLNMNMKRIEDKKVRDAITYALPGPAIFAPEGGEYAGATAGNLFAPTLPGHEPEYDPYGRLDNPKGQPEKARKLLKEAGKENMELVYAFANTDIRQKQSVVIAKALEEAGFNVQKKAVNSQTWYEQMGKVDNPFHVYMTGWGQDWSSPSTVIPPVYDGDVIADGASNYSHIDDPKTNKEIDRILKIKDPEKANEEWVKLHHHIVENVNPAVPLYYTKTIQIHGSKIGGAKFSTVRSYINVNQVYVKQ; encoded by the coding sequence ATGAGTTTCCTCCGTTCGCGCAGAATGCGCGGAGCCGCAGTCGCCTTGGCGGCCGGCTCACTGATTCTCACCGGCTGCAGCGGCGGTGGTGGTCAGGACAAGAGTCCGGGCAAGGACACCGACTTCGGCGACATTGAGGCGCAGTCGCAGCCGGTCACCTATGCGGACGCCGCCGCCTCGCAGGGCCCTGCCGACGAGGTCGAGGGTTCCTCCAAGGGCGGGACCGTCCGTGTCTACCAGCAGACGGACTTCACCCACCTGGACCCCGGCCAGATCTACGTCAGCGACGCCGGCAACCTGGCCGTGCTGATCCACCGTGGTCTCACCGCGACCAAGGAGAACGACGACGGGTCGAAGACCATCGTGGGCGACCTCGCCACCAGTGCCGGTGAGGTGTCCGACGGCGGCAAGACCTGGACGTACACGCTGAAGGACGGCGTCAAGGACCAGGACGGCGACACGATCACGTCCGCGGACGTCCGCCACACCTTCGAGCGCCTGTACGCCGAGGTCATCTTCGACGGCCCGACCTTCATCCAGAAGTGGCTGTCCGGCGACGACTACCGCAAGGCCCTCCCGGACGGTCCGTACAAGGGTGACCACCTGCCGGACAGCGTCATCGAGACGCCGGACGACAAGACGATCGTCTTCAAGTTCGACGCGCCGCAGAACGACCTGCCGCAGGCGCTCGCGATGGCCGGCTACGCGATCGTTCCCGAGGACGACGACACGCAGAAGAAGTACGACCAGAACCCGAAGGCGCTGGGTCCGTACAAGATCGGCGACTACAAGCCGGGCAAGTCGATGACGCTCGTCCGCAACGAGCACTGGGACGCGGAGACCGACCCGATCCGCCGCGCCTACCCGGACAAGTGGAAGTTCACGTTCAACCACGATGACGCGGACCAGACCCGCCGCATCCTCGCGGACAAGGGCGAGGCCCAGCGTGCGCTGCAGTTCAGCGGTGCCGTCTCCGCGGCCCAGCTCCGTGACGTGGTCACCAACGCCAAGGACCGCAGCGTCGCCGGCTACCAGCCCTACGTCTGGCAGCTGAACATGAACATGAAGCGCATCGAGGACAAGAAGGTCCGCGACGCCATCACCTACGCGCTGCCCGGTCCGGCCATCTTCGCCCCCGAGGGCGGCGAGTACGCGGGTGCCACCGCCGGCAACCTGTTCGCGCCGACGCTCCCCGGCCACGAGCCGGAGTACGACCCCTACGGTCGCCTGGACAACCCGAAGGGTCAGCCCGAGAAGGCCCGGAAGCTCCTGAAGGAGGCCGGCAAGGAGAACATGGAGCTGGTCTACGCCTTCGCCAACACCGACATCCGGCAGAAGCAGTCGGTCGTGATCGCCAAGGCGCTTGAGGAGGCCGGCTTCAACGTCCAGAAGAAGGCGGTCAACTCCCAGACCTGGTACGAGCAGATGGGCAAGGTCGACAACCCCTTCCACGTCTACATGACCGGCTGGGGTCAGGACTGGTCCTCGCCCTCCACGGTCATCCCGCCGGTCTACGACGGTGACGTGATCGCCGACGGTGCGTCGAACTACTCGCACATCGACGACCCGAAGACCAACAAGGAGATCGACCGGATCCTGAAGATCAAGGACCCGGAGAAGGCCAACGAGGAGTGGGTCAAGCTCCACCACCACATCGTGGAGAACGTCAACCCGGCCGTCCCGCTCTACTACACCAAGACGATCCAGATTCACGGCTCGAAGATCGGCGGCGCGAAGTTCAGCACCGTCCGGAGCTACATCAACGTGAACCAGGTGTACGTCAAGCAGTAA
- a CDS encoding ABC transporter permease — MLKFFLRRSVGGLVILFLISAFTFFIFFAIPQNPALLACGKNCTPENVALIEKQMGLDQPIPVQFWEFMKGIVAGRSFDVGHCDAPCFGVSFNDQRMVWDTIIDRLPLTVSLTLGGLVVFLTLGIGAGMIAARKKGTLIDKSFSSASLVLSSLQIYFIGPIVVGLLVYSTGLLPAPEYVPFTENLGGWFIGLLIPWFVMSLIFTANYTRMSRSTLIEQLQEDHVRTARAKGMSGKYVFFRYAWRGSLTPIVTILGIDLGALLGGAIVTETTFSLAGLGRLVVDSVNNKDLPMTMGVMLFASAFILLLNILVDFVYGFIDPRVRLA, encoded by the coding sequence ATGCTTAAATTCTTTCTCCGCCGATCGGTCGGCGGCCTCGTGATTCTCTTCCTCATCAGTGCGTTCACGTTCTTCATCTTCTTCGCGATCCCGCAGAACCCGGCCCTGCTGGCCTGCGGCAAGAACTGCACGCCGGAGAACGTCGCCCTGATCGAGAAGCAGATGGGGCTCGACCAGCCCATCCCCGTGCAGTTCTGGGAGTTCATGAAGGGCATCGTCGCCGGCCGCAGCTTCGACGTCGGCCACTGCGACGCTCCGTGCTTCGGAGTCTCCTTCAACGACCAGCGCATGGTCTGGGACACGATCATCGACCGCCTCCCGCTGACCGTCTCGCTGACCCTCGGCGGTCTGGTGGTCTTCCTGACCCTCGGCATCGGCGCCGGCATGATCGCCGCCCGCAAGAAGGGCACGCTGATCGACAAGTCCTTCAGCTCCGCGTCGCTGGTGCTCAGCTCGCTGCAGATCTACTTCATCGGCCCGATCGTGGTCGGACTCCTGGTCTACAGCACCGGCCTGCTGCCGGCCCCCGAGTACGTGCCGTTCACGGAGAACCTCGGCGGCTGGTTCATCGGCCTGCTGATCCCGTGGTTCGTGATGTCGCTGATCTTCACCGCGAACTACACACGTATGTCCCGCTCCACGCTCATCGAGCAGTTGCAGGAGGACCACGTCCGGACGGCCCGGGCCAAGGGCATGTCCGGGAAGTACGTGTTCTTCCGCTACGCCTGGCGCGGCTCGCTGACCCCGATCGTCACCATCCTCGGCATCGACCTCGGAGCACTGCTCGGCGGTGCCATCGTGACGGAGACGACGTTCAGCCTCGCCGGTCTCGGACGCCTCGTGGTGGACTCGGTGAACAACAAGGACCTGCCCATGACCATGGGCGTCATGCTGTTCGCCTCCGCCTTCATCCTGCTGCTCAACATCCTCGTGGACTTCGTGTACGGGTTCATCGACCCGCGCGTGCGCCTCGCCTAG
- a CDS encoding ABC transporter ATP-binding protein, with product MTTLTKTADSTPPTGADSFLSVRDLRIRFSTEGGIVKAVDGLSFDLERGKTLGIVGESGSGKSVTNLAVLGLHNPVSTEISGEILLEGQELTGAREKDLEKLRGNKMAMIFQDPLTALSPYYTVGRQIMEPYRKHLGAGKREARERAIEMLHKVGIPNPKVRVDDYPHQFSGGMRQRAMIAMALVCNPDLLIADEPTTALDVTVQAQILDLLNELQEEFGSAIVFITHDLGVIANVADDIMVMYGGRAVERGTTAEVLRAPQHPYTWGLLSSMPRITSNVDDELVPIEGTPPSLLNPPPGCHFNPRCDFQGHVTGASCTADRPPLPEGRGAACHLTPEQKQTFFVEQIKPRLV from the coding sequence GTGACCACTCTCACAAAAACCGCGGACAGCACGCCCCCGACCGGGGCGGACTCGTTCCTCTCCGTCCGCGACCTGCGCATCCGGTTCAGCACCGAGGGCGGCATCGTCAAGGCCGTGGACGGCCTGTCATTCGACCTCGAGCGGGGCAAGACCCTGGGCATCGTGGGCGAGTCGGGCTCCGGCAAGTCGGTGACCAACCTGGCTGTGCTGGGCCTGCACAACCCGGTCAGCACCGAGATCAGCGGCGAGATCCTGCTCGAAGGGCAGGAGCTGACCGGTGCGCGCGAGAAAGACCTGGAGAAGCTGCGCGGCAACAAGATGGCCATGATCTTCCAGGACCCGCTGACGGCGCTGTCGCCGTACTACACGGTGGGCCGGCAGATCATGGAGCCGTACCGCAAACACCTGGGCGCGGGGAAGAGGGAGGCCCGCGAGCGGGCCATCGAGATGCTGCACAAGGTCGGCATCCCCAACCCCAAGGTCCGCGTCGACGACTACCCGCACCAGTTCAGCGGCGGCATGCGCCAGCGCGCCATGATCGCGATGGCCCTGGTCTGCAACCCCGACCTGCTGATCGCGGACGAGCCGACCACCGCGTTGGACGTGACCGTCCAGGCGCAGATCCTCGACCTGCTCAACGAGCTCCAGGAGGAGTTCGGCTCGGCGATCGTCTTCATCACCCACGACCTGGGCGTCATCGCCAACGTCGCGGACGACATCATGGTGATGTACGGCGGCCGCGCCGTGGAACGGGGCACCACCGCGGAGGTGCTGCGGGCGCCGCAGCACCCCTACACCTGGGGCCTGCTCAGCTCGATGCCGCGCATCACCTCGAACGTGGACGACGAGCTCGTCCCGATCGAGGGCACGCCGCCGAGCCTGCTCAACCCGCCGCCCGGCTGCCACTTCAACCCCCGGTGTGACTTCCAGGGCCACGTCACGGGTGCCTCCTGCACCGCGGACCGGCCGCCGCTCCCCGAGGGACGCGGCGCGGCCTGCCACCTGACGCCGGAGCAGAAGCAGACCTTCTTCGTCGAGCAGATCAAGCCGCGGCTGGTCTAG